A single window of Rubripirellula lacrimiformis DNA harbors:
- a CDS encoding sulfotransferase domain-containing protein, whose amino-acid sequence MVRNPLDVVDSVADHWGVHHDRAIAMMNDRNFIIGGPKQDLVTQYLEFWSGHVTSWIDQRAFPVHVVCYEDLLARTEITFRNVLTFLGWDPDRERIERAIAETDFRRLQKREKEAGFGERSNKSKSGTFFRSGKAERWRETLTEEQVKRVIEVHEEVMKRFCYQTIVAARESTD is encoded by the coding sequence ATCGTTCGCAACCCGCTGGACGTGGTCGATTCCGTCGCAGACCACTGGGGCGTCCATCACGATCGTGCCATCGCAATGATGAACGATCGCAATTTCATTATCGGTGGCCCCAAACAAGACTTGGTCACGCAGTACCTCGAATTCTGGAGCGGACACGTCACGTCGTGGATTGACCAACGAGCGTTCCCGGTTCACGTCGTCTGCTACGAAGATCTGCTGGCCCGTACCGAGATCACGTTCCGCAATGTGCTGACGTTCCTGGGCTGGGATCCTGATCGCGAACGAATTGAGCGGGCTATCGCAGAAACTGATTTCCGGCGCTTACAGAAACGAGAGAAAGAAGCTGGCTTTGGCGAACGCAGCAACAAGAGTAAAAGCGGGACTTTCTTTCGGAGCGGAAAAGCGGAGCGTTGGCGAGAAACACTTACTGAGGAACAGGTCAAGCGGGTTATCGAAGTCCACGAGGAAGTCATGAAGCGGTTTTGCTATCAAACGATCGTTGCTGCTCGCGAATCCACGGATTAG